In Rosa rugosa chromosome 4, drRosRugo1.1, whole genome shotgun sequence, the genomic stretch GATTTGTTAGCAAGTTTAGAACATGGTTGTGAATATGGATGCAGGTTTTTTAACGCTCTTCCTTCTGATGTTATTCCGgtggatttttttttgaaacatttATACAAAAAAATATTATGATTGATGTGAACTTTTTAGAAGCTGATTTATTAGGCTTGTCTAAGCCAAGATTAGTTGTGTGTTAAAGTTATTTTTCCTTTGCCTTCAGGCTTCCTctgtaataaaaaataaaataaaaaattagagaAGAGACATCTTCAATTAAAGTAAAAATTTGAAGACTTTCGGTTTAATTGATAGACAATATTTTCAAATATAGATTGAAAGAATGCTACTCATATTTGTTGAACCCGAACAACAACTACCTATTTACGAAATTGTGGAACGCTTTGTCCAATCCTACTCATATTTGAGCAATTGCAATAAGTAACTATGCTTTTTAAGAGACTACCAAAACAATGTGTTACAATCATACTAAGGTCGGTACAGTTCATATCCagttaagaaaaataaaattttgagaagACAATTCCTATCCTATTTTTGACATGTTTTATCATGTTTgatatattattaaaaaaaatatattattttcttaagtgggCGACGTGTATCATGACGTCACACGGAATCAGATGGGCAATGAAACTGAAGTTTATGACAAATTTTAGTGGTTCAACCAAATTAGTAGAGTGAATTTGAAACAAAATTGATAGGATGAAGTGTCACAAAAAACATATTAAAGGGGCAAACTGCAAGATCTATTTAGTTAAAGGTATAATATTCTTAGTTGCCCTTATTTTTATTAACCAAAatttatcaaaagaaaaaagaagaatttttctttaattaattaaaattatAAAGAATTAGGATTTTCTAACCAACAAGTTGAATAAGTTCAAAGTGTGGTGACAGCAAATGGTATATATTTTGAAAAAGTGGTATACTATAAacgtatacttttttttttttttgggaatttaTTAAGAAGTAGGAagataacaaaataaaatatcacGGGGAGGGCCTGAAGCCCTGAACTCGTGAATTATCCTCCAGCGCACGTGCTTCATGTGTCATCCTGCCAATTTGCATCACTCCATTTTGTTAATTTTATTTCTCTTGCTCCTTGGCATTCTAGGAGCTCAACTTCATAATAGAAGTTAGATAATATtaacaaatcaaataaaaaaaatctagaTATGGGATGATTCAATGAGCTTCTATATATACTATACGATTAAACAAATCCTCATCTTTCACTCAGATCAATTCAAGTTATAATCAGAAAATAGATATTTTAACTCGTTTTGATTTTACGTGTTCTGAGCAAGAAATGACTCTATCCCACAATAAATATCAAGTTTTTCATCTCGCAAAAGCTGGATCAGTGATAAGaaaaggagttttttttttttgggacaggTACTTGCCCCGTGTTTATCTATTGTGAGAAAAAGTTCAAAGTGTGGTGACAGCAAATGGTATATATTTTGAACCCATATGAACTACCGTCCATTTCTTGTTTTATATTAGTGCCTACCCTTTTGTCTGCAAATCATGATATGGCACAAGGtgattgaatttaaaaactatACCTTAAAGTAATTAAGTAAAGGTATAACAACCTCTTCACAGGTCAAAACTCAATCTTATGAGGCTAAAGAGAATTGAAAGGACTTCATTAGTTAGTGCCTGTTGCCTCGTGGTATACATCAAAGTGAAATTTAGTGAGAAAAGCATGTCAAAACTAATGTCAATGGTACCCATTTATTTTGTCTAATATATGATGAAATAATATCTTAACGACCGCAGGTGACCCTTGTTCTTTCCTATTGTTTATAATCAGATGATCcaacttaattaattattttcttgGTGAGTTGGTGGTGATGCTTAATAGACATCCACTTGATAACTACAAGGAACATGCTTGCCTGACTCAGCTTTCCCACTTACCTCCACATCCACAAAACTATATATATTGCCAAATTGTACAATTGATTATTAATTAACAAGCGATTAGTTTAACCTCTGATTAATATTAATTTTGGGGTACATATCTTTCAAGTTCCAACCATAACTTGTTACTTATAATCCTAGATTGGCCTGGAAAAGGGGGCAGATTCAGTGATTCACGCCTCAGTCTCACATCTACAaacctactttttttttttctaatttctcCCCACATTTTTCTCGTTTCAATTCTATTATTTGAAGTTTTAAACACTAAATCAAATCTTTGACTTTGGTGAatctgttttgaaatttgatgTTTCACTTGTTCAATATTTCAACGAAATCACCCCAAGTTCCTCGATCAAACTATGAGTTTTGACAGCATCACCTCAGTAAAAAAGTACCCTTCAAGTAACAGTTGGTTAATTTCCAGATTAAACAAGATATATAATGTTCTTGTTATTGTTCATTATAACAATGTGGGAGAAAGCTCAGTTCAGAAACTGCTGAATCATCTAGTCACCATTACGGTGTTTCACCAGACTGGTCATGATTTGATGGAGATATATATAGAGTAAAGACTCCAAAGGAGTATTTGGCTTATCAGTCAGTGATCCAAAACTGGGCAGCTACTTTCATGAACTTGTCATTTATAATTGAATCTGCATATATATGCTGTCCACCACCCATTGATAATTCATAATTGataacaaaaatgaaaagtgGTCCAGCTCACGATAGACCCTACCCATTAGAGTAGAGCACTCATCATAGTGCATGTCAATTCTATTctttttacattttaattctATCCGTAAAGAGTGGAGAGTTAAATTTGAAACTTTATCAACACTATCACAGAAAAATGACTTACCATTAAACTCAATGTTACTATTTGTTAGAATTGGAGTTGATTAGATTCTAAGTACTTATAAACAAATCACTACGCATTATTCTCGATCTTAGTTTATCCTATTATGATAAACACTCTATATCCGTACTCATAAAGTGAGTTAATGAGGTGTAGTTCTCTGTCTTCATATAATAATTAGGGATGACGCTTAATCCAACTTATTAATTGGATATCTATGTTTCAACCTAGCAGAgttctgctagggttgggagagcacCGCCTTCGGGCTTGGGCTCTCTGTACCTTTCTCCATCCTGCGTGGAGTACACCTTCGGTATCCCCTCTGGGGTTGCCCAAATCCGTTCCAACTGTCGCTGTGGTCTCTCGGTGGCAGAAGTTTTCCAGGCCCTCATGGCTGGCTGGTGTGGAGGCTGGTGATTTCTCGGATCATTTGTCTCTTGTTATGCAGGCCTGTGCAATCCCATTGGAGGTGTCGTGTTGCGGTGGCTCGGCTAGGCCTCGGCGAGCGCGACTCAAACGTCATGGTATGATGATGGCAGCGGCGCTGACAGATCTGGGAGGACCTTGGTGGGCGCAGTTGGCGACTTGGCGAAtttccgggtcgggtcagcagCAATCTCGACATGGAGAGCTTCTGGCTGTTCAGTGTCTGGATGCTCGGCTGGCCATTTGGGTCTTGTGGCAAGATCATGGTGCGACAGTGACGGAGAGAGGCAAAGGAGATGAAGTCGGTGGCACTGCAGCAAGGATCGACTGGCACCAGTGGAGGCTGCTGGGTTTCTCCCTCCGGTTAGCTCTCCTCCGTCAGACGAATGTGGTGCGGCGTTGGGCTTCAGGTGATGGCAGTGGACTTCGGGCTAAAGCCAGGGTGCCCAAGggtttgggtgcccagatcaacTTGAGgtgggcttgggcttttgttAAGTTTGACCCGCCAGTTTTGACTTTGGATTCGGGCCGaatttggatccgtatttgggatccgggtcgtATTCAAAttcggatcttggatccgagacagctgctcatgttgatctggtatttgttctggttcttgggagttcgtttgctaattttcgagtttttgacaccctcggttacttttgAGCTCCCggtgagcgaatcacctctcctaggtgatcatatcaccggttacggTTACAGTTTCTCTTCTatttacactgctctcgtgacatatgcagtgcagcgatgtcgtctgacatcaagtcacatggttacctttcATTTTAGATGTGTCTGTGCATCTTGCTATCCTTTATTGTTTTTCCTATtttatagatgcgtttgtgcatcttgttatgctttattgtttttctttcgatgtgtttgcatcgctccatgtacttctcaatttcaattaatatagtttgtcgtctttcccttcaaaaaaaaaaaaacttattaatTGGATGAGTACTTGCTACCTAGGGTTTGTTCCCGGGAATCGGGTTGAgtactgcaagtggcctagtagTTCTTGCCttgttgggtgtgctccccaacctaggttcgaaccccgaagctgtcaaagtggctaggcactgtgctgcaatgcacagttggagcatttcacatgcgctgaaggggtttatcttgggcctagaaagcctttgggttccccttgacaaagtcaaaaaaaaaaaaaaaaaacactacaaCCAACATGACAAATGAAAAGGAAGCACTAGATAGCACTAGGGAGACACCAGTCCTCAGCATTAGGAACTAACATTACACTCAAAAAGCATAATATATGCAATCCCACTGAAGACAAAGTTGACGTAATGCTGAAGAAACCACCATGCTAGCTAGCTGCCCGAAATCTACTGTGACAGTAGAAGTAAATAGAAAGACGACCCCATCGAGGCTTGCTGTTCTCACTCCTTTTCTTCGATCCCATGGTTGTGGTTTAAATCATATATATGGCACAGCACTCGTCGCTGTCGTTGCCTAAAACTCCAAGTTGAAAATGAAGAAGGCGACCCCATCTGCGACCTGAAAAAATTGCagaaagtgatagttttgatCTGACTTTACACAGAACAAGCGAGCGTGCATACCCACCCTGTTTGGCGTTGAAATTGGAAGTTGGAACCCACCAGCCAAATTTTGGACCCCCTTCCTCCAAAGACTCAAACGTCCCCAGTCTTTGTTTATCAGTCGTTCAATCTCACCGCCCATAGAATTCAAAGTAAATGGGCTTCACAATGTGAGACCATAAAAAGACAGTGAGGCATTATAGGAATCCCAATCTTAAGTTTAGAACTTCAAGGAACTGAGGACGTTGTCGGTCATCTACTTATCTCCAATCACGATGGTCTAAATTTTTGGTCGATCTGAAAAATATAGTTACCAAAGACTTATGATTTGCTCAACTCCAAGTCTTTCCCATCCACTTGTGGTCTATAACATGGTCTAATATCGACCAACCTTTGGCTTTAAGACCCTCAAGGGTCCAAAAAGTGGACCAAggattggagatggccttaaCTTGCAATAAGGTTTTGAGGTAAAACATCACAAGGGTTTCAAACCCGACAGGTTTTGGAGTAAAACAGCAAAGAAATACGTGATTAAAGATGAATTGAGATTTGTAATGGACTAGCATTGCCCCAAAAGCTCTGGCCCTTGGGTCAATTCCCAAAATTAGTTTCCATGATTCCATCTGTGTGATCCAAGAAAAGCTGATCACTTCCACATCATAAAATTAAACTCTTTTCTCCTTATTGTTTGCTTTTAGATCCCAGAGTCTACATCATAAATGGTTTTCAAATGTCGAAGGAAACAACTGAATGATATTGCAATAAATTTATAGTAACAATAATTAGCATCTCTAGCcatatagaaaagaaaattcaaTAATTCTCATCACTAGCCAAATAcaaatgacaaaaaaataaaaaataaaaaacagaacaTTTCCATTATActacttttgcttttgtttcgATCGAATAGATACCCAGCCTCCTTCACAGCTGTGACTACCAAGGTCTCTTATAACCAACAGGAACAGTATTTGAACCAGAAATCCGATTACCAAAGCCTCCTCGTCCTCTAGAGCGGAAGTTCCCCCctgattaaaaacaaaaaccacatTATTCACCAAATCCACAACATATTTGCAAACATTGGACACTTTCCAAAAGAGAGATTGCATTTGtaatcaaaatttgagaaattgaatCACCTCCGGAGTTAAAACCAGATGATCGTGCCATGGCAGACAATGCCGGACTCACAACCTGACCTGCTTCCTGCAGGATCTTGATCAGTTCCCTAGCAAATTTACCATTTGACTCTGTGAAAAAGGTCAAAGCAGTTCCTGTTGCCCCTGCACGTCCCGTTCGTCCAATCCTGTGGACATAATCCTCAAGGCTTGATGGAAAATCATAATTGATCACGCATTTTATGTCCTTCACATCTACAGtcaacaaagcaaaaaaaaggTCAAAAGAGTTCAAGGAACCAAAAACATGGACTAAACTGCAAACAACCTTATCCCTGCATCCCTACGATCTGAAGATCAAATTGAAGACAACATTCATCACTAAATGTGCCCACCTTAACCTAGCAGGGATAAGGAGCAGCTTCACCACAACCACTTCCCATATCCAATCAAATGAATAAGCATGTGAGTCAACCGGGCTGCGAGGGTAACCAGCTCCATAACCGTGGATGGGCAGCGACAACTTCAACATGTTACGTAGACACTTCAAAGGAGCAGCCATGCCATTTCAGTCCCTCTAGTACAAAAAAGTGATCCTTTCACATAACTTTCTTGACTAATAAAAGATACATGCTTGCATAATGATGTAATGGCACAGCACCCAAACCAATTTTAGGAAGTTTCGTATTCCAGTGAAACTTTGCTCTTGGTGTCCATGTAACATGAGCTTTCAGAATAAGGTAGTGCCCACAGTGTTATCTATCATAGGGGACATTGTACAAATAAGAGAAACCAATATTGCTCCTCAATCCAACTTATGCCCCTGCTGAAGTAGATAGCATGGTGCTTAAAGGATAGCAAAATAGTAGGAAGTCCCGATCATCAGATATGATGGCACCTGCCTTCGCACCCAAACCACAAATTACATTTTCAGGAACTGGAAAGCAGCCGGCCGACTCGCAACCTTTGAATCAAGACCCAAATTTGTAAGACACCTAAGACTCCTAGCATAAAGTAATCCTACCAAGACCCCGTGCAGCCACATCAGTGGCAGTCATTATAGGAGATCTGCCACTTTTAAACTCAGCCAAGACCCAATCTCTTTCAGCCTGGTTTTTATCACCATGAATGGACAGAGCTGGCCATCCATCCATCCTTAATTGCTTAGTGACATGGTCACAACCCTTTTTCGTCTCCACAAATATCAGAATTCGGCTCCCAACGATCGAGTCTTTTAGCAATTTGAGCAGCCTGTCaatattaataaataataagTCAACTAAAGAATTGAAGCATTGAAACAGAAAGCAAAGCACAGGTTCATTTCACCAAATGCCAAACTCAAGACAAACCTATTATATTTGTCGAACTCAGACACAACTTCAACAACTTGCTTTATGGATTGGTTTGCTTTCAAACTTGCTGATCCAATAATTACCTAATGAGACAATATAAGAGACCATTATACCTCAATCTGCATGCACATATCTACTTATTGCAACTGAAATATCATATCTTTATGGGAAGATCTACAAAACAAACCTTATAGGGGTTACGTAAAAACTGCCTTGCTAAGGATTCGACCTCCCTTGGCCATGTGGCACTCCAATACAATGTCTGCCGATCTGGTCGGGTCTGCAAAAATAATTTAACTTGATCAAATGGAGCTCTTAAACTCGTGTCAACATTAATTGCCAAATTAGTATTTTGCATAAAAAACTTGATGGCATAGTGATACAGGTATTCAGGAGACGAGCTAGAATAACTCATGAAACAAAAAACATGTGCTGTTAAGCATGCTAGGTAGGTCCAGTGTAGAATGACTATAAATTTTGGGTATTACAGCCATTCCATACTGAAGTGTTTTGGTTTATTACCATGGTTAATTTCAGTCAATGATAAATTAAGCAGAacaaattatggaaaataaCATACTTGAGATACAATTTTCCTTATCTGCGGCTCAAATCCCATGTCCAACATCCTATCAGCCTCATCCAAAACTAGGTAAGTCACTCTTCGCAAACTTGTGTGCTGAGCTTCCAACATATCTATTAGTCTGCCAGGTGTAGCTATCACAATCTCAACCCCTGTGATATGGTAGAAGTTAGGATATTATGATACATGGGCCCCTACTCATAAACTGCCATAATCAAATAAACAAGTTAGCAAGCACCTCTTCTAAGATCGCGTATTTGGGATCCTTTTGGAGCACCACCATAAATGCAAGTACTCCTAATATAATTTTGTGAACAAAATTTTACAGCTTCTTCTTGAATTTGAACTGCCAATTCTCGAGTAGGTGCTAATACTAACGCAATAGGACCATCACCTTGAGCTGAAtgtttaaaaaagaaaacataaataaataaataatgacATTCAGAATAAATTGCTATCAAGAAGAGAGGCAAACTAAACTGGAATGGTAACGTATACTGACCTAATCGAGGCTGAGCACTAATATGTACCAGAGCTGGCAGCAGATAAGAAAGGGTTTTCCCGGAACCAGTCTCAGCAATTCCAACTAAATCTCTACCCTTTAGTGCCATTGGCCATCCTTGAGCCTGAATTGGTGTTGGTTCAACAAAACCCAACTTGGCAATCACGTCGAGACAGTAACCTAGCATATCAGATTATCAATCAGCTTTTTAGCAACTAGCATAAACAGAAAAACTCCAAATTCGCAGCAAATACTCTTTTTATGACATTCATCAAGTAAGGAAATAAAATACCAGGGAAACTTGCATCCCGAAACGTCTGAATTGGCTTCGGGACATCATGCCCATCAACCGTAATCTCCCTCCTAGCTCTATAGGCCAAAACTTCATGCTCTGACATTGCCTTCACCGAAGGGCTCTCAATGTAGAAATTCTTCTCAAAAGGAACTAAGCTCCCAAAATCCTGCTTGGGGAGAACAATGCCATCCAAGTCACCTCTTGATGACCCACCACCGTGTCTACCACCGCCTCCACGCCCGCCCCCGTAACCCGAACTTCCACCACCCCGACTATAACCGGAGCTTCTACCACCCCCACGGGCACCATCAAAACCCCTACCGCCGCCGCCACGGCCTCTCCCGCCAAAACTACCACCGCCGTCTCGGCCCATACTGAACCGACCCGCCGGGGGCTGGAAAGGAGGGTATCCATTCCTATCTCCCGGAGCTCCTACCGGTCCAGCCCCTCCTCCTCCATAAGGAGACACCGGAGGCGCTGAGCCCCTGTACGGGGCTACCCCACCGCCACGGCCGTAGATCGGTGGCGCTGCCGCCGCAGGCGCTGGACCCATTAGGTCActgcatacatacatatatatataaccaaccAATTACGATGATGAAAGAAAATTCATAAAGCAGAAAACTTGAATCAAATTTAAGAGATCTGAATCGGAATCAAATTGAAATTCCAGTACCTTCGGCGCTCGCGGTAGGAGCCTGCGTCGGCGTATCGGTTGTCGTAGGCGTACATCAATGACCGGAATTTATACGGTTTCTAGGGTTTCTGATCTATTAGGGTATGAAAGAAAACAGAATCGAAGGAAGGGTATAGAGAGACACGAAAAAGGGCGAAACTTTAGAGTGAAGTTTGGTTCTTGTAACTTCCGGTCGCTCTGGGTTTAATTTGCCGGAGATTTAGTATTGAAAATTGGAATCACGATCTGAGGGGGAGGAAGAAagtaaagagaagaagaagatgagattgGGCGGCtatctatgtatatatatcattATATTGGAGATTGTCGGGGGAGGGAAAATTAACCGCATTCTTTTCTCGGCGGTGTGTTACGTGGACACGTGGCGTTGTGGAAACCGTACGACTTGAGGCGGCCGACATCGATTTGGAAAAAATAGTTACCGGGGTTCATCTAGGGGAGTTAATGGCTCTAATCATTGTTCGCAACTCCACTCTTtgctttcttgttttcttttctttctttattttcttgcGTCTAAATCTTGCATCCcctttcttgttttcttttattttcaggCGGTAACTTCCTTCTCACTTATATTTGCTTGGTAATTTGATTTTTACATAGAGAAAATTCTAGTAATGTGGCAATAGATTAGGTTTGATGTAGTGTTAAACCGACTCCATGCATATATAGGATAGCTTGACTTGATCTCAAATTAATCTACTTCCGTATCGAGTTAGTCTACCACTATACCGaactagtctacttgatgtcCCGAATGTACCACAAACAAACCCTTAAACTTATATGGTTCCACTTGCTCCGTTTGATGTAAATCAATAGTGTGAATTAAGCCCTCCATCGGGGCATGGAAGTGGGATTAAGATTAGAATTAGTCTTGAGGTTCGATAATCTCTAATGATTTGGTATACATTTATATTGACAGATCTTGATTTCGCAAACAAGGATCGAAGGGAAGAAGTGGGACTAGTAGTGGTCTGATGGGCAGTTTCTGGTGGGAGCATTGTCCGATCGATGTGAGGGAGAAACGGCGTCACCTTAGCACGCGGAAGCATTGGCGTGTCGTACTGTTCTTCAGTTGGCATTGGAACATTATAAGTTCCATTAAGCTAATGAAGTTCCTTATAGATTGATCATTTAACTTATTTGGTAACTAAATAATTTTTGCACCATTTAGCTTCAATAATCAATAGGTCAATAACATATGTTATTCAGTGGTTGACATTTGAGATCGCTTCAAAAGCTTGACACTCGCTCTGCTATCATTTTCTCCCATATTCAATCTTCGATCTGTTTTCTCAACTCTAATTCTTGGTATAATAACCAAACATGAGGAGATTATTAACTTAACACGAGTACTACTGCATCCTCCAGCTGATAGGTTGCTAGTCTCTCATAAATTTGATCACTTTCTGGCGCGCCTTTCATGTCCATATATAGTCCATCGAAGATCGAAGCATTTGTTTCAGGTAACCGTGGCGGTGTGACCACGCACCATTGTtggtgctgctgctgctgctgctgctgcttaaGACATCCTGGGATTTTTCCCACGCACTGTTAATCAGAAAAGTAAATGTGTTAGAAAGACTCATTTGGAACGCGTTCTACTAAGTGTTACAGTAATGTATGCAACCTGCATATTATAATTAATTTCTTCACAAAAATGCTTGAAGTAGATATGTTGGTCTGCAAAAAGAACTTGCC encodes the following:
- the LOC133742938 gene encoding DEAD-box ATP-dependent RNA helicase 20; the protein is MYAYDNRYADAGSYRERRSDLMGPAPAAAAPPIYGRGGGVAPYRGSAPPVSPYGGGGAGPVGAPGDRNGYPPFQPPAGRFSMGRDGGGSFGGRGRGGGGRGFDGARGGGRSSGYSRGGGSSGYGGGRGGGGRHGGGSSRGDLDGIVLPKQDFGSLVPFEKNFYIESPSVKAMSEHEVLAYRARREITVDGHDVPKPIQTFRDASFPGYCLDVIAKLGFVEPTPIQAQGWPMALKGRDLVGIAETGSGKTLSYLLPALVHISAQPRLAQGDGPIALVLAPTRELAVQIQEEAVKFCSQNYIRSTCIYGGAPKGSQIRDLRRGVEIVIATPGRLIDMLEAQHTSLRRVTYLVLDEADRMLDMGFEPQIRKIVSQTRPDRQTLYWSATWPREVESLARQFLRNPYKVIIGSASLKANQSIKQVVEVVSEFDKYNRLLKLLKDSIVGSRILIFVETKKGCDHVTKQLRMDGWPALSIHGDKNQAERDWVLAEFKSGRSPIMTATDVAARGLDVKDIKCVINYDFPSSLEDYVHRIGRTGRAGATGTALTFFTESNGKFARELIKILQEAGQVVSPALSAMARSSGFNSGGGNFRSRGRGGFGNRISGSNTVPVGYKRPW